From one Flavobacterium sp. N502536 genomic stretch:
- the ccoN gene encoding cytochrome-c oxidase, cbb3-type subunit I: protein MEMEQFYYDNKIVKKFIYATILFGVVGMLVGLTLAVMYLFPNITDGISWLSYGRLRPLHTNAVIFAFVGNAFFAGMYYSLQRLLKARMFSDFLSNLHFWGWQLIIVAAAITLPLGYTSSKEYAELEWPIDIAIALIWVVMGINMIGTMLRRRERHLYVAIWFYLATFVTVAVLHIFNNIEIPVSALKSYSVYAGVQDALVQWWYGHNAVAFFLTTPFLGLMYYFVPKVANRPVYSYRLSIIHFWSLIFIYIWAGPHHLLYSALPNWAQNLGVAFSVMLIAPSWGGMINGLLTLRGAWDKVREEPVLKFFVVAITGYGMATFEGPMLSLKNVNAIAHYTDWIVAHVHVGALAWNGFMSFGIIYWLIPRMTKSELFSKKLANFHFWIGTLGIIVYTIPLYVAGFQQASMWKQFNPDGTLVYGNFLETVTAIMPMYWMRAIGGSLYLIGMLTLVYNIIMTVKAGNTIEDELAQAPALQRISSGRLNGEKFHTWLERKPIQLTILATIAILIGGIIQIVPTIMVKSNIPTISSVKPYTPLELEGRDLYIREGCVGCHSQSVRPFRSEVERYGPQSKAGEFVYDHPFLWGSKRTGPDLLRVGGKYNDNWHFNHMWNPQSTSAGSIMPGYKWLFDNEAMDISLTQKKMKAMVSLGVPYTEAEIANAPKTLKAQAMKIEKSLENDPDYVKSYEDSKKKAIAKGEKFVPMNEREIVALIAYIQRLGTDIKVKQPSK, encoded by the coding sequence ATGGAAATGGAACAGTTTTATTACGACAACAAAATTGTTAAAAAATTCATTTACGCCACTATCTTATTTGGGGTAGTGGGGATGTTAGTGGGGCTTACCTTAGCGGTAATGTACCTTTTTCCCAACATTACAGATGGGATCTCCTGGCTTAGTTATGGTCGATTACGACCTTTACACACCAATGCGGTTATTTTTGCCTTCGTTGGAAATGCCTTTTTTGCCGGAATGTATTATTCCTTGCAGCGTTTGTTAAAAGCCAGAATGTTCAGTGACTTTTTGAGTAATTTACATTTTTGGGGTTGGCAACTTATTATTGTGGCGGCGGCTATTACATTGCCCTTAGGGTATACTTCTTCAAAGGAGTATGCGGAGCTGGAATGGCCAATTGATATTGCCATTGCGCTTATCTGGGTCGTAATGGGGATCAATATGATTGGTACCATGCTGCGTCGTAGAGAACGTCATTTGTATGTAGCCATTTGGTTTTATCTGGCAACATTTGTTACCGTTGCGGTACTGCACATTTTCAATAATATCGAGATTCCGGTTTCGGCTTTAAAAAGTTACTCGGTTTACGCAGGGGTTCAGGATGCTTTAGTGCAATGGTGGTATGGTCACAATGCGGTTGCATTTTTTCTTACTACACCCTTTTTAGGATTAATGTATTACTTCGTTCCAAAAGTAGCCAATCGTCCGGTATACTCTTATAGATTATCAATTATACACTTCTGGTCCCTGATCTTTATTTACATCTGGGCTGGTCCGCACCACTTATTGTATTCTGCTTTACCAAACTGGGCTCAGAATTTAGGAGTTGCATTTTCAGTAATGCTTATTGCACCATCCTGGGGAGGTATGATCAACGGACTTTTAACTTTAAGAGGAGCGTGGGATAAAGTCCGTGAAGAACCGGTTTTGAAATTCTTTGTAGTAGCTATTACAGGTTACGGAATGGCCACTTTTGAAGGACCGATGCTTTCACTTAAAAATGTAAATGCTATCGCGCATTATACAGACTGGATCGTTGCACACGTACACGTAGGAGCTTTAGCCTGGAATGGTTTCATGTCATTTGGTATTATTTACTGGTTGATTCCCCGTATGACCAAATCGGAGTTGTTTTCTAAAAAATTAGCCAACTTTCATTTCTGGATAGGCACCTTAGGAATCATTGTTTATACCATTCCGTTGTATGTAGCAGGTTTTCAACAAGCTTCTATGTGGAAACAATTTAATCCCGATGGAACTTTAGTTTACGGTAACTTCCTTGAGACCGTTACGGCTATTATGCCAATGTACTGGATGAGAGCCATTGGAGGTAGTTTGTATTTAATAGGAATGCTGACATTGGTTTACAATATTATTATGACCGTAAAAGCGGGTAATACCATTGAAGATGAACTGGCACAAGCTCCGGCTTTACAAAGAATTAGCAGTGGAAGACTTAATGGAGAGAAATTCCATACCTGGTTGGAGAGAAAACCAATTCAGTTAACCATTCTGGCAACAATTGCTATTTTAATTGGAGGTATCATTCAAATTGTACCTACGATTATGGTCAAATCGAATATTCCGACGATTTCAAGTGTAAAACCATACACCCCTTTAGAATTGGAAGGACGTGATTTGTATATCAGAGAAGGTTGTGTGGGATGTCATTCACAATCCGTTCGTCCGTTCAGAAGTGAAGTAGAGCGTTACGGACCGCAATCAAAAGCAGGAGAGTTTGTATACGATCATCCATTTTTATGGGGATCAAAACGTACAGGTCCCGATTTGTTAAGAGTAGGTGGGAAGTATAATGACAACTGGCATTTTAATCATATGTGGAATCCACAAAGTACTTCAGCAGGTTCAATCATGCCGGGTTACAAATGGCTGTTTGACAATGAAGCGATGGACATTTCGCTGACGCAGAAGAAAATGAAGGCTATGGTGTCACTTGGAGTTCCTTATACCGAAGCAGAAATTGCAAATGCTCCTAAAACATTAAAGGCACAGGCCATGAAAATCGAAAAAAGCCTGGAGAATGATCCTGATTATGTAAAAAGTTATGAGGACAGTAAGAAAAAAGCAATTGCAAAAGGCGAAAAATTCGTTCCGATGAATGAGAGAGAAATTGTGGCTTTAATTGCTTACATACAAAGACTTGGAACGGATATTAAAGTAAAGCAACCTTCTAAATAA
- a CDS encoding CcoQ/FixQ family Cbb3-type cytochrome c oxidase assembly chaperone, translating to MFEQIKHNMENISGIEIYPILSLLIFFFFFVGLGIWVFSYKKEKIEEMSAIPLNEGLIIISKDK from the coding sequence ATGTTTGAGCAAATAAAACACAATATGGAGAACATTTCGGGTATAGAGATTTACCCGATACTTTCTCTGTTGATATTCTTTTTCTTCTTTGTAGGCCTGGGAATCTGGGTGTTTTCCTATAAGAAAGAAAAAATTGAAGAAATGAGTGCGATACCTTTGAATGAAGGGCTTATTATAATTTCAAAAGATAAATAA
- a CDS encoding cbb3-type cytochrome c oxidase N-terminal domain-containing protein, whose amino-acid sequence MKRFFPVYVRVPLIFFIVFALMEYFIDSGDKPAFIKYPMVSVFLLVFLFILIAIEITLSAVNRVMYQLMSPEEKAKLEHEKSLSLTESTWYKELMHKLTKTEPIEKEGDLLMDHDYDGIKELDNNLPPWWVYLFYICIAFGVIYVARYDVFGADDQEMELKKEMAQAKIDVEEYLKTAPDLMDEKTVVLLTDDASLAAGKEIFMTNCAACHRADGGGQIGPNLTDDHWILGGGIKEIFHTITNGGRDGKGMVSWKTNGMKPKEIQKVASYILSLQGSNPKDPKEPEGEVWVDKSAPKKGDTAEKTKDSTEVKK is encoded by the coding sequence ATGAAAAGATTTTTCCCAGTATATGTAAGAGTGCCATTGATTTTCTTCATTGTCTTTGCTTTGATGGAGTACTTTATAGATTCGGGCGACAAACCAGCTTTTATTAAGTATCCGATGGTTTCTGTTTTTCTGCTTGTTTTTCTGTTTATTCTGATTGCCATCGAAATAACGCTGAGCGCTGTTAATAGGGTCATGTACCAATTGATGTCGCCTGAAGAAAAAGCAAAACTAGAGCATGAAAAGAGTTTAAGCCTCACAGAAAGTACCTGGTACAAAGAGCTGATGCATAAACTTACCAAAACAGAGCCCATTGAAAAAGAAGGCGACTTGTTGATGGATCATGATTATGACGGTATTAAAGAGTTGGATAATAACTTACCGCCTTGGTGGGTGTACCTGTTTTATATCTGTATTGCCTTTGGTGTAATCTATGTAGCACGTTACGATGTTTTTGGTGCTGATGATCAGGAAATGGAGCTGAAAAAAGAAATGGCTCAGGCCAAAATAGATGTAGAAGAATACCTGAAAACAGCCCCGGATTTGATGGACGAAAAAACAGTAGTATTGTTGACAGATGATGCAAGTTTAGCTGCCGGTAAAGAAATCTTTATGACCAATTGCGCAGCTTGCCACAGAGCAGACGGTGGAGGACAAATTGGACCCAACCTGACCGACGACCATTGGATTTTAGGAGGTGGTATTAAAGAGATTTTCCACACCATTACCAATGGGGGACGTGACGGAAAGGGAATGGTTTCCTGGAAAACCAACGGTATGAAACCTAAAGAAATTCAAAAAGTAGCAAGTTACATCTTGTCTTTACAAGGTAGTAACCCTAAAGATCCAAAAGAACCGGAAGGTGAGGTTTGGGTAGATAAAAGTGCTCCTAAAAAGGGCGATACAGCAGAAAAAACAAAAGATAGTACAGAAGTTAAAAAATAA
- the ccoG gene encoding cytochrome c oxidase accessory protein CcoG translates to MSNLPDEAFRDTIGTIDEGGKRKFIFPKKPSGKFYEYRKIVSYILLVILIANPFIKINGNQFMMFNVIERRFNIFGFPFWPQDFYLFVISMLVGIVFIILFTVVFGRIFCGWICPQTIFLEMVFRRIEYWIDGDRGAQMRLAKQEWNAEKIRKRGTKWTIFFLISFGIANVFLAYLVGSDELFLMVEQGPIQQASNFIALLIFTGVFYFVFVWFREQVCIIACPYGRLQGVLLDNKSINVAYDFVRGEKEEGRAKFNKKEDRALTGKGDCIDCHQCVHVCPMGIDIRNGTQLECTNCTACIDECDTIMENVGLPKGLIRYASEDEIEKKAPFKFTTRMKGYTAVLFILLSVFVGMLFLRTDLQAVILRLPGQLFQHKGDKISNVYTYKIVNKTVKDYNDIHFELIDQKGEIKKVGKTHFKVAKEGISQGTLFIEIDEVLLESDKTKVKIGVYNGKELLETTTTNFLGPRSFN, encoded by the coding sequence ATGTCAAATTTACCAGACGAAGCTTTTAGAGATACCATTGGAACTATTGATGAGGGCGGCAAGAGAAAATTTATTTTTCCTAAAAAACCGTCTGGTAAATTTTACGAATACCGGAAAATAGTCAGTTATATTTTGCTGGTCATTTTAATTGCGAATCCGTTTATCAAAATAAATGGAAACCAATTCATGATGTTCAATGTCATCGAACGACGTTTTAATATTTTCGGATTTCCATTTTGGCCTCAGGATTTTTATCTCTTTGTGATCTCAATGCTCGTCGGAATTGTATTCATCATCTTGTTTACAGTGGTTTTTGGAAGAATATTTTGCGGATGGATTTGTCCGCAGACCATTTTTCTGGAGATGGTTTTCAGACGAATTGAATACTGGATCGATGGAGACCGTGGTGCACAAATGCGATTGGCAAAACAGGAATGGAACGCCGAGAAAATTCGAAAAAGAGGAACCAAATGGACCATCTTTTTTCTGATCTCTTTTGGAATTGCCAATGTGTTTTTAGCCTATCTCGTTGGTAGCGATGAACTTTTTTTAATGGTTGAACAAGGACCAATTCAGCAGGCCAGTAATTTTATAGCATTGCTTATTTTTACAGGAGTCTTCTATTTTGTATTTGTTTGGTTTCGGGAGCAGGTTTGTATCATTGCCTGTCCGTATGGGCGACTGCAAGGGGTACTTCTGGACAATAAATCGATCAATGTGGCGTATGATTTTGTACGTGGAGAGAAGGAGGAAGGCCGTGCTAAATTCAATAAAAAAGAAGACAGAGCCTTAACCGGAAAAGGAGATTGCATCGACTGTCACCAATGTGTACACGTTTGCCCGATGGGTATCGACATTAGAAACGGAACTCAGCTGGAATGTACCAACTGTACAGCCTGTATCGATGAATGTGACACTATTATGGAAAACGTTGGTTTGCCTAAAGGACTGATTCGTTATGCATCTGAAGATGAAATTGAGAAAAAAGCACCTTTTAAATTCACCACAAGAATGAAAGGTTATACCGCCGTTTTATTCATCTTGCTGAGTGTGTTTGTCGGAATGCTGTTTTTAAGAACCGATCTGCAGGCTGTTATTCTGCGTTTACCGGGACAGTTGTTTCAGCATAAAGGAGACAAAATCAGTAATGTGTATACCTATAAAATTGTCAATAAAACAGTAAAAGATTATAACGATATTCATTTTGAGCTCATCGATCAGAAAGGGGAGATTAAAAAGGTTGGAAAAACACATTTTAAAGTAGCTAAAGAAGGCATTTCGCAAGGAACATTATTTATAGAAATAGACGAAGTGCTTTTGGAAAGCGATAAAACAAAAGTGAAAATTGGGGTTTACAATGGCAAAGAATTGTTGGAAACCACCACCACTAACTTTTTAGGACCGCGAAGTTTTAATTAA
- a CDS encoding FixH family protein, with product MKINWGTGIVIAFALFMTFILYFVFEVQSNSKYDNDLVVEEYYKHDSHFQEEMARVQNAQDLQQKPSIAYHKDGVEIVFPATFENDKVKGNILLYRPSNKKFDFNTRIALTNSALLIPKNKLVKGRWDVNMEWQYDGKKYLSKEVIYVN from the coding sequence ATGAAAATAAATTGGGGAACCGGGATTGTCATTGCATTTGCATTGTTTATGACTTTTATTTTATATTTTGTTTTTGAAGTACAATCCAACAGTAAATACGACAACGATTTGGTTGTAGAAGAATATTACAAGCACGATTCACATTTTCAGGAAGAAATGGCACGTGTTCAGAATGCTCAGGATTTACAGCAAAAACCTTCAATTGCCTATCACAAAGATGGAGTTGAAATTGTCTTTCCTGCCACTTTTGAAAATGATAAAGTCAAAGGGAACATCTTATTGTACCGCCCGTCAAATAAAAAGTTTGATTTTAATACCCGAATTGCTTTAACCAACTCAGCCTTGTTGATTCCAAAAAACAAACTGGTAAAAGGGCGCTGGGACGTTAACATGGAATGGCAGTACGATGGCAAAAAATACCTGTCAAAAGAGGTAATCTATGTAAACTAA
- a CDS encoding sulfite exporter TauE/SafE family protein gives MLYSAFIFGLISSLHCIGMCGPIAMMLPVDRQNEAKKVTQMITYHLGRLTAYATIGLIFGLLGRGFFLAGLQQKMSIFIGLAMIVVVLVPEKIFSKYNFSKPVYKVISRIKSSLGNQFKDRSYKSLFTIGLLNGFLPCGMVYVALFGAIAMQSASLGVLYMLLFGLGTVPLMTLVVYVNSLIKLPFRNKIQKAIPYVAVVIGVLFILRGLGLGIPYISPSNMSLFVQSTPNCH, from the coding sequence ATGTTGTACTCCGCTTTCATATTTGGATTAATCAGCAGCTTACATTGTATCGGAATGTGTGGTCCAATTGCCATGATGTTGCCTGTAGACCGCCAGAATGAAGCTAAAAAGGTAACTCAGATGATTACCTATCATTTAGGACGATTAACCGCTTACGCCACCATCGGACTGATTTTTGGATTGTTGGGAAGAGGATTCTTTTTGGCCGGACTTCAGCAAAAAATGTCCATTTTTATTGGTCTCGCAATGATAGTCGTTGTTTTGGTTCCGGAGAAAATCTTCTCCAAATACAACTTTTCTAAACCAGTCTATAAAGTAATCTCCAGGATAAAATCGAGCTTAGGCAATCAATTTAAAGACCGTAGCTATAAATCTCTTTTTACGATCGGATTGTTGAATGGCTTTCTGCCTTGCGGAATGGTTTATGTAGCCTTATTTGGTGCTATTGCCATGCAAAGCGCCAGTTTGGGAGTGCTGTATATGCTGCTGTTTGGATTGGGCACTGTACCGCTTATGACCCTTGTAGTATATGTAAATTCGTTGATCAAACTTCCTTTTAGAAATAAAATACAAAAAGCAATCCCTTATGTTGCTGTGGTCATTGGTGTTTTATTTATCCTTAGAGGCTTAGGTTTGGGGATTCCTTATATTTCCCCATCTAATATGAGTTTGTTTGTTCAGTCGACTCCTAACTGTCATTAA
- the hemN gene encoding oxygen-independent coproporphyrinogen III oxidase gives MKISLTQKYNVPGPRYTSYPTVPYWNESNFNEQKWVTTLQRAFAESNSQNGISLYIHLPFCESLCTFCGCNKRITKNHAVEETYIKALLKEWSLYCTLLPEKPIIKEIHLGGGTPTFFSKNNLEQLINGIFNSAQKAENHEFSFEGHPNNTTYEQLKKLYDLGFRRVSFGVQDYAAKVQKAIHRIQPFHNVAKVTLWAKEIGYTSIGHDIIFGLPFQTVENIIDTVEKTNSLKPDRLAFYSYAHVPWIKGNGQRGFNDENIPKDAEKRKLYEVGKQLLAQNGYHEIGMDHFAFATDSLYKAAQNKELHRNFMGYSASKTQLMIGLGVSSISDSWYSFAQNTKTLEEYYQLLECGKLPVVKGHILDDEDLIIRKHILNLTCEFETSWADASLYFKEIPTVLSDLKEMESDALLVIEENKISITEAGRPFVRNICMAFDLHLKRKSPETNLFSMTV, from the coding sequence ATGAAAATTTCACTGACACAGAAATACAATGTTCCCGGTCCGCGTTATACCAGTTATCCAACCGTTCCTTATTGGAATGAAAGTAATTTTAACGAGCAAAAATGGGTGACAACATTACAAAGGGCTTTTGCAGAAAGCAATTCACAAAACGGAATCAGTTTATACATTCACTTACCCTTTTGTGAAAGCTTGTGCACTTTTTGCGGATGCAACAAACGAATTACAAAAAATCACGCTGTGGAAGAAACTTATATTAAAGCGCTTTTAAAAGAATGGAGCCTTTATTGTACTTTACTTCCGGAAAAGCCAATTATAAAAGAGATTCACTTAGGAGGAGGAACTCCAACCTTTTTCTCCAAAAACAACCTGGAACAACTCATTAATGGTATTTTCAATAGTGCTCAAAAAGCCGAAAATCATGAGTTTAGTTTTGAAGGCCATCCTAACAATACCACCTACGAACAGCTTAAAAAATTATACGATTTAGGTTTTCGCAGGGTTAGTTTTGGCGTTCAGGATTATGCAGCGAAAGTTCAAAAGGCGATTCATCGCATTCAGCCTTTTCACAATGTTGCCAAAGTTACCTTGTGGGCAAAAGAGATAGGTTATACTTCTATTGGCCACGATATTATATTTGGCCTGCCCTTTCAGACTGTCGAAAATATTATTGATACGGTTGAGAAAACAAACTCGTTAAAACCGGATCGCTTGGCCTTTTACAGTTATGCACACGTGCCCTGGATCAAAGGAAATGGTCAACGTGGATTTAATGATGAAAACATTCCAAAGGATGCCGAAAAAAGAAAACTATATGAGGTGGGCAAACAATTGCTTGCTCAAAATGGTTATCATGAAATTGGTATGGATCATTTTGCTTTTGCAACGGATAGTTTGTACAAAGCAGCTCAAAATAAAGAATTGCATCGAAACTTTATGGGCTACAGTGCTTCAAAAACACAGTTGATGATAGGTCTGGGTGTTTCGTCTATTAGTGACAGCTGGTATAGCTTTGCTCAAAACACCAAAACCCTGGAAGAGTATTATCAATTGTTGGAATGCGGCAAATTACCGGTGGTAAAAGGTCACATACTGGATGATGAAGATTTAATAATTCGAAAACACATTTTAAATTTAACCTGCGAATTTGAAACTTCATGGGCTGATGCCTCTTTATATTTTAAAGAAATCCCAACTGTTTTATCGGATTTAAAAGAAATGGAAAGCGATGCATTACTTGTAATTGAAGAAAACAAAATTAGCATTACCGAAGCTGGCCGACCTTTTGTTCGTAATATCTGTATGGCTTTTGATTTGCACTTAAAAAGAAAATCTCCCGAAACCAACCTGTTCTCTATGACTGTTTAA
- a CDS encoding DoxX family protein yields MENVKSLNKWANSHTYLPVDLVRIVLGIFLFMKGVSFVTNVQYLHDLISPIDKFGGGMFLLHYIAPAHMIGGIMIVFGLLTRWAIAAQLPILFGAILINFMGHMHSESLILAIVVLLVCVFFLFYGSGKHSADYYFKMQQ; encoded by the coding sequence ATGGAAAATGTAAAAAGTTTAAATAAATGGGCGAATTCGCACACTTATTTACCTGTAGATTTAGTACGTATTGTATTGGGGATTTTTTTATTTATGAAAGGAGTTTCATTTGTAACGAATGTTCAATATCTGCATGATTTAATTTCTCCCATTGACAAGTTTGGTGGCGGAATGTTTTTATTACATTATATAGCACCAGCCCATATGATTGGTGGTATCATGATTGTTTTTGGGTTACTCACCCGTTGGGCAATAGCTGCTCAGTTGCCCATCCTTTTTGGGGCCATTCTGATTAATTTTATGGGACACATGCATTCCGAAAGCTTAATTCTTGCTATTGTAGTTTTGCTGGTTTGTGTATTCTTTTTATTCTACGGAAGCGGAAAACACTCAGCTGATTATTATTTCAAAATGCAACAATAA
- a CDS encoding acyl-CoA carboxylase subunit beta, with product MDLNFNKNEDHNKLLLSELKHKFAKVKLGGGEKRIEKLHAEGKMTARERIDYLLDENSKSIEIGGFVGEGMYAEHGGCPSGGVVIKIGYIRGKQCIVVANDATVKAGAWFPITGKKNLRAQEIAMENRLPIIYLVDSAGVYLPLQDEIFPDKEHFGRIFRNNAQMSSMGITQIAAVMGSCVAGGAYLPIMSDEALIVDKTGSIFLAGSYLVKAAIGETIDNETLGGATTHCEISGVTDYKAKDDKDALEKIKNIVDKIGDFDKAGYSRIKAEKPALEPKDIYGILPKARNEQYDMMEIINRLVDNSEFEAYKEGYGQSLITGYARIDGWAVGIVANQRKVVKTKKGEMQFGGVIYSDSADKATRFIANCNQKKIPLVFLQDVTGFMVGSKSEHGGIIKDGAKMVNAVSNSVVPKFTVIVGNSYGAGNYAMCGKAYDPRLIFAWPSAELAVMGGTQAAKVLAQIEASSLKAKGEIVDEEKETELFNKIKARYDAQTSPYYAASRLWTDAIIDPLDTRTWISMGIEAANHAPIQKPFNLGVIQV from the coding sequence ATGGATTTAAACTTCAATAAAAACGAAGATCACAATAAATTACTACTTTCTGAATTAAAACACAAATTTGCCAAAGTAAAATTGGGCGGAGGCGAAAAACGCATTGAAAAGCTACATGCCGAAGGTAAAATGACCGCACGTGAACGTATTGACTACCTGCTGGATGAAAATTCGAAAAGCATTGAGATTGGAGGTTTCGTTGGAGAAGGAATGTATGCGGAACATGGTGGCTGTCCGTCTGGAGGAGTTGTCATTAAAATAGGATACATCAGAGGAAAACAATGCATTGTGGTAGCCAATGATGCTACTGTAAAAGCCGGTGCCTGGTTTCCTATTACCGGGAAGAAAAACCTGCGTGCACAGGAAATTGCCATGGAAAACAGATTACCCATCATTTATTTAGTAGACAGTGCCGGTGTTTATTTACCGCTTCAGGATGAAATTTTCCCGGACAAAGAACACTTCGGAAGAATTTTTAGAAACAATGCCCAAATGAGCAGCATGGGAATCACTCAAATTGCTGCCGTAATGGGAAGCTGTGTTGCCGGAGGTGCCTACCTGCCTATCATGAGTGACGAGGCTTTAATTGTGGACAAAACCGGAAGTATTTTCCTTGCAGGAAGTTATTTGGTTAAAGCTGCAATTGGAGAAACCATCGACAATGAAACTCTGGGTGGTGCCACAACACACTGCGAAATCTCAGGTGTTACCGATTACAAAGCCAAAGACGATAAAGATGCCCTTGAAAAAATAAAAAACATCGTAGATAAAATTGGCGATTTTGACAAAGCTGGTTACAGCCGTATCAAAGCCGAAAAACCTGCCTTGGAACCTAAAGATATCTACGGAATTTTGCCAAAAGCAAGAAACGAGCAATACGATATGATGGAGATCATCAATCGTTTGGTTGACAATTCAGAATTTGAAGCTTACAAAGAAGGTTACGGTCAGTCGCTGATCACGGGATATGCCCGAATTGACGGTTGGGCCGTTGGAATTGTAGCCAACCAGAGAAAAGTAGTAAAAACGAAGAAAGGAGAAATGCAGTTTGGAGGCGTAATTTACTCGGATAGTGCTGATAAAGCCACTCGTTTTATTGCCAATTGCAATCAGAAAAAAATACCTTTAGTCTTTTTACAGGATGTTACCGGTTTTATGGTAGGATCAAAGTCAGAACATGGCGGAATCATCAAAGACGGTGCTAAAATGGTGAATGCAGTAAGTAATTCGGTTGTTCCTAAATTTACTGTCATTGTTGGAAACTCTTACGGAGCCGGAAACTACGCAATGTGTGGAAAAGCTTATGATCCGAGATTAATTTTTGCCTGGCCAAGTGCAGAACTTGCCGTTATGGGTGGAACTCAGGCTGCAAAAGTGCTTGCTCAAATCGAAGCTTCTTCGCTAAAAGCAAAAGGAGAAATCGTAGACGAAGAAAAGGAAACCGAATTGTTTAACAAAATAAAAGCGCGTTACGACGCACAAACTTCTCCGTATTATGCGGCTTCAAGGTTGTGGACTGATGCTATCATTGACCCATTAGACACCCGTACCTGGATTTCTATGGGAATTGAAGCGGCCAACCACGCTCCGATTCAAAAACCATTCAATTTAGGAGTGATACAGGTTTAG
- the lpxD gene encoding UDP-3-O-(3-hydroxymyristoyl)glucosamine N-acyltransferase produces the protein MKSYSIQEINEVINGVIYGTTSQSITATEQLEKATTSEISFIGNKKYEKYWSTSNASIAVVNEDISIEPGENRAFIKVKNADLAMSQILALFAPPTPIFHTNIHKTATVDETAIIGEGAKIGAGCYIGPKVTIGAHATIYPNVTILDESTVGKNTIIWSGTVVRERCHIGNDCIIHPNATIGADGFGFRPCNEKGLVKIPQIGNVIIGNCVEIGANTCVDRGKFSSTIVGDGCKIDNLVQIGHNSKLGKFCIMAGNSGLAGSVTLGNGVIIGGSASIKDHTTIGDGAVVGAGSGVICDVAAGKTMLGYPAVEARDALKQWAILKRMVGDSKK, from the coding sequence ATGAAATCCTATTCAATTCAAGAAATTAACGAAGTAATCAATGGCGTAATCTACGGCACTACTTCGCAAAGCATTACAGCCACAGAGCAACTAGAAAAAGCGACAACTTCAGAAATTTCGTTTATAGGAAACAAAAAATATGAAAAATACTGGTCAACTTCAAATGCATCGATTGCAGTAGTTAACGAAGATATTTCAATAGAGCCAGGGGAAAATCGTGCCTTCATCAAAGTAAAGAATGCCGATTTAGCCATGTCACAAATTTTAGCCCTTTTTGCCCCACCTACCCCAATATTTCACACTAATATTCACAAAACCGCTACTGTCGATGAAACCGCCATTATTGGTGAAGGCGCAAAAATTGGTGCCGGTTGCTACATTGGTCCAAAAGTAACCATTGGTGCTCATGCCACTATTTATCCAAACGTGACCATTCTTGACGAATCGACTGTTGGAAAAAACACTATTATCTGGTCAGGGACAGTGGTACGTGAGCGTTGTCATATTGGTAACGATTGCATCATTCATCCTAATGCAACAATTGGTGCAGACGGTTTTGGATTCCGTCCCTGCAATGAAAAAGGACTGGTAAAAATTCCGCAAATCGGAAATGTAATTATCGGAAACTGCGTTGAAATTGGTGCCAATACCTGCGTAGACCGTGGGAAATTCAGCTCGACTATTGTGGGAGACGGCTGTAAAATTGACAACTTAGTACAAATCGGACATAATAGTAAATTAGGTAAATTTTGTATCATGGCTGGAAACAGTGGTCTTGCCGGTTCTGTAACTTTAGGAAACGGTGTTATCATTGGAGGAAGTGCTTCTATAAAAGACCACACCACTATTGGCGATGGTGCCGTAGTTGGAGCAGGTTCGGGAGTTATCTGTGATGTTGCTGCCGGAAAAACCATGTTAGGCTATCCTGCTGTAGAAGCTCGTGACGCTTTAAAACAATGGGCCATTCTAAAACGAATGGTTGGCGATTCTAAAAAATAA